In one window of Paenarthrobacter nicotinovorans DNA:
- the nrdH gene encoding glutaredoxin-like protein NrdH: MTVTVYTKPACVQCNATYRALDKKGIAYQSVDISQDAEALERLKALGYMQAPVVVTEQDHWSGFRPDKIEELAQAVSSVA, from the coding sequence ATGACCGTAACGGTTTACACGAAGCCGGCCTGTGTTCAGTGCAACGCAACCTACCGGGCACTCGACAAGAAGGGCATCGCCTACCAGAGTGTCGATATCTCCCAGGACGCCGAGGCCCTTGAACGCCTCAAGGCACTGGGTTACATGCAGGCCCCGGTTGTCGTAACCGAGCAGGACCACTGGTCCGGATTCCGCCCGGACAAGATCGAGGAACTGGCCCAGGCCGTTTCCTCCGTGGCCTAA
- a CDS encoding LysR family transcriptional regulator, which produces MVNLLHLRTLMEVTRLGSFAAAAAQLGYTASAVSQQMAALERDTGVELFQRSARSVVPTEAAVTMTRHASKVLTDVEALMAAASRTTDSPAQELRLGIFPSLATYVLPDILRNERWNGLGIELKVSVAEPAQTIQGLRSGGELDVALVYQVGQSGLAWPHSLERQWIGDDDFRVVLPASWKIREDAEIEAAHLSDMPWIVHHPGTSDALVIERLFASCNLHPRVVAYSDDFHASLEMTAAGLGASLVPELALRNRPAGVVVLDVPDIRLARNVFALLINEKRTAQVQLFTQLLADTLRGTAGKSGLHPLKTTPVKGPQRRT; this is translated from the coding sequence ATGGTCAACCTTCTCCACCTCCGGACGCTGATGGAGGTAACCCGGCTGGGTTCCTTCGCAGCCGCCGCCGCCCAACTGGGCTACACAGCCTCGGCAGTCTCCCAACAGATGGCCGCGCTGGAACGCGATACCGGCGTCGAGCTCTTCCAGCGCTCAGCACGAAGCGTGGTGCCGACGGAAGCCGCAGTGACCATGACGCGGCACGCCTCGAAGGTGCTGACAGACGTGGAAGCCCTCATGGCTGCAGCGTCCCGGACCACCGACTCCCCCGCCCAGGAACTGCGCCTGGGCATCTTCCCCAGCCTGGCAACCTATGTCTTGCCGGACATCCTCAGGAATGAAAGATGGAACGGGCTGGGCATCGAACTCAAAGTGTCCGTGGCCGAACCGGCGCAAACCATCCAGGGACTCCGGAGCGGTGGCGAGCTCGACGTGGCCCTCGTGTACCAGGTGGGACAGTCCGGTTTGGCGTGGCCGCATTCGCTCGAACGGCAGTGGATCGGCGACGACGACTTCCGCGTGGTCCTGCCCGCCTCCTGGAAAATCCGCGAGGATGCCGAGATCGAAGCCGCCCACCTTTCCGACATGCCGTGGATCGTCCACCACCCCGGCACCAGCGATGCATTGGTCATTGAGCGCCTGTTCGCGAGCTGCAACCTGCATCCCCGGGTGGTGGCCTACAGCGACGACTTCCACGCGAGCCTTGAAATGACCGCGGCGGGGCTTGGTGCCTCGCTGGTACCGGAACTGGCACTGCGGAACCGGCCGGCCGGCGTCGTGGTTCTTGATGTTCCGGACATCCGGCTGGCACGAAACGTCTTCGCCTTGTTGATCAACGAAAAGCGGACTGCCCAGGTGCAACTCTTCACCCAGCTACTGGCAGATACCCTCCGTGGCACGGCGGGCAAGAGCGGTCTCCACCCCCTGAAAACCACTCCTGTCAAGGGTCCGCAACGGCGCACGTGA
- a CDS encoding DUF2004 domain-containing protein: MGKVASKHFGEIELNHGRDHCFVARHELGGNQLELDLNVTAHDHFDEAALRKVDYRLRFLPELVDQVREMIADELDQDGTNPQQFLHFHCSQLKEEQLESVFGVREKDQLTNDVFLKALKLGHVAIYPGQPERYFVLDFTLGSHFTDELLVAAADEDGVVDDEILWE; the protein is encoded by the coding sequence ATGGGCAAGGTAGCGAGCAAACATTTTGGGGAGATAGAGCTCAATCACGGGCGCGACCATTGCTTCGTCGCCAGACATGAGCTCGGCGGCAACCAGCTGGAACTGGACCTGAATGTCACCGCGCATGACCACTTCGACGAGGCGGCCCTGCGCAAGGTGGACTACCGTTTGCGTTTCCTGCCCGAACTGGTGGACCAGGTGCGCGAGATGATCGCCGACGAACTTGACCAGGACGGTACCAACCCCCAGCAATTCCTCCATTTCCACTGTTCCCAGCTCAAAGAGGAACAGCTCGAGTCAGTCTTTGGTGTCCGGGAAAAGGACCAGCTCACCAACGATGTCTTCCTTAAAGCCCTCAAGCTCGGCCATGTAGCCATCTATCCTGGACAGCCCGAGCGCTATTTCGTCCTCGATTTCACCCTCGGCTCGCATTTCACGGACGAACTGCTGGTGGCCGCCGCGGACGAAGACGGCGTGGTGGATGACGAGATTTTGTGGGAGTAG
- a CDS encoding vWA domain-containing protein, which yields MMNNALTLAPILPWPVLAALGLGAIAFTVWTAFPLIRHNGGSPVQSRSRRALRQAVIRCVVVVLLLLAALRPGWAGGQANTTSADLDVFFVVDSSTSMAAEDYNGTGTRLAGVRQDVMAIAEELAGAKFSLITFDDKATVRMPLSQDASALQTSMATLQPQNPRYAKGSSVSGAGQLLKERLAAAQEQHPGRPALVFYAGDGENTSNTAPSPMDGANVAGGAVLGYGTAAGGRMKDSSKSAPTYVKDRSSGGGQDAISTIDETQLRTIAGQLNVPYTHRTGTGPVSDMLEKAQPGAVSAGDADVPGRIELYWLLALAAFVLALPEPFRHLGALRAARSPQSKEQS from the coding sequence ATGATGAACAACGCCCTGACCTTGGCCCCGATCCTGCCCTGGCCTGTCCTCGCAGCCCTCGGCCTGGGCGCCATCGCGTTCACTGTCTGGACGGCCTTCCCCCTTATCAGGCACAACGGCGGCAGCCCGGTGCAAAGCCGGTCACGGCGCGCCTTGCGCCAGGCGGTGATCCGGTGCGTCGTCGTCGTGCTCCTCCTGCTTGCCGCCCTGCGGCCGGGCTGGGCCGGCGGGCAGGCCAACACCACGTCCGCGGACCTGGACGTCTTCTTTGTCGTGGACAGCAGCACCAGCATGGCGGCCGAAGACTACAACGGAACCGGCACCCGGCTGGCGGGAGTCCGCCAGGATGTCATGGCGATCGCAGAGGAGCTCGCCGGAGCCAAATTCTCCCTGATCACCTTCGATGACAAAGCCACCGTCCGCATGCCGTTGTCCCAGGATGCCAGTGCACTGCAAACCAGCATGGCTACGCTCCAGCCCCAGAATCCCCGCTACGCCAAGGGCAGCAGCGTGAGCGGAGCCGGTCAACTCCTCAAGGAAAGGCTCGCCGCCGCGCAGGAACAGCACCCGGGGCGGCCAGCCTTGGTCTTCTATGCAGGCGACGGCGAGAACACCAGTAATACGGCTCCGTCGCCCATGGATGGAGCCAACGTGGCCGGGGGAGCAGTCCTTGGATACGGGACTGCCGCCGGAGGGCGCATGAAGGACTCCTCAAAGAGCGCCCCCACCTACGTGAAGGATCGAAGCTCCGGCGGAGGCCAGGACGCGATCTCGACGATCGACGAAACGCAACTGCGCACCATCGCAGGTCAACTGAATGTCCCCTACACCCACCGGACCGGCACCGGACCCGTATCCGACATGCTCGAAAAAGCGCAGCCCGGAGCTGTCTCCGCGGGTGACGCGGATGTGCCGGGCAGGATCGAGCTCTACTGGTTGCTCGCACTGGCGGCTTTCGTCCTGGCCCTCCCGGAACCATTCAGGCACCTGGGCGCGCTTCGGGCGGCCCGGAGTCCGCAGTCGAAAGAGCAAAGCTGA
- a CDS encoding vWA domain-containing protein has translation MELTYWWILPLAAAAVAVSTLLYLRRRRPVLTRAIAHGDRLTDLPEYQRALRRYRARLVLAALLAGLFLAAAAITAARPALRSTEQPEIRNRDIVLCLDVSGSMTSTDAALAAVFKDLAKEFDGERIGMVIFDSSSVQLFPLTDDYDYAEEQLTQAEKALADGAGSFFDGTWNGEGSSLIGDGLASCVQSFPDTAGNGVTAEDTKRSRSVVLATDNFVSGASIFSLSEAGALAAGKNVKIHALNPSDMDYGDDSGQPGAQLKATAEATGGTYSTLDSPDAVPRIVRQVQETEATAYLSAPRSVVADAPAWPLGVALLAGLGMLVLGRRLDR, from the coding sequence ATGGAACTGACCTACTGGTGGATTCTGCCGCTGGCAGCCGCAGCGGTGGCGGTCAGTACCCTGCTGTACCTCCGGCGCCGGCGGCCAGTGCTGACCCGGGCTATTGCCCATGGCGACCGGCTCACCGACCTGCCCGAATACCAGCGTGCCCTTCGCCGCTACCGGGCCCGGCTGGTCCTCGCCGCACTGTTGGCAGGCCTGTTCCTGGCAGCAGCGGCGATCACTGCCGCCCGCCCGGCCCTGCGCTCCACCGAACAACCGGAGATCCGCAACAGGGACATCGTCCTGTGTCTGGATGTCTCCGGATCAATGACCAGCACCGATGCGGCCTTGGCAGCTGTGTTCAAGGACCTCGCCAAGGAGTTCGACGGGGAGAGGATCGGCATGGTCATCTTCGACAGCAGCAGTGTCCAGTTGTTTCCCCTCACCGATGATTACGACTATGCCGAGGAACAGCTCACCCAAGCCGAAAAAGCCTTGGCGGACGGTGCGGGCTCGTTCTTCGACGGCACCTGGAACGGGGAAGGCTCATCACTCATCGGTGATGGACTCGCCTCTTGTGTCCAAAGCTTCCCGGACACAGCCGGCAATGGCGTCACCGCGGAGGACACCAAGCGCTCGCGGTCCGTGGTGCTAGCCACCGATAACTTTGTTTCCGGTGCGTCGATCTTCTCCCTGTCCGAAGCGGGCGCCTTGGCCGCCGGCAAGAACGTGAAGATTCACGCCCTCAATCCCAGCGACATGGACTACGGGGATGATTCCGGACAACCTGGTGCGCAGCTCAAGGCGACCGCGGAGGCGACAGGCGGCACCTATTCCACCCTGGACAGCCCAGATGCCGTGCCGCGTATCGTCCGCCAGGTCCAGGAGACTGAGGCCACCGCCTACTTGTCGGCCCCGCGCTCCGTTGTTGCCGATGCACCCGCCTGGCCCCTGGGCGTCGCGCTGTTGGCCGGGCTGGGAATGCTGGTACTGGGAAGGAGGCTCGATCGATGA
- a CDS encoding DUF58 domain-containing protein has protein sequence MPSLIRRVKSKMFIFAHRRTLTLLDGEYGSVFKGRSLDFDELRTYVPGDEVRDIDWKATARHGSPLVKRYVAIRRHSVLLLVDTGRNMAAEALSGENKKDIAVHAAGVIGYLACRHGDDVGLVHGNEGGSRYRPPKSGEEHLERLLREIDSSISPDARPSDIAEQLDYVLRFIKGRMLVVVVADEVLPDARTADLMRRLRARHELLWLTVRDADLAPGPDAPGQEDSMDIGTGSGIPLPLAADRAVRAAYKRAMTQRADQRRDLFRRLGIAEQQTTGSDDVVTTVFSLLEKHRQGALASRGGPKRGQGAD, from the coding sequence GTGCCCAGCCTCATCAGACGCGTTAAGTCGAAGATGTTCATCTTCGCCCACCGCAGGACCCTCACCCTGCTCGACGGCGAGTACGGTTCGGTTTTCAAAGGCCGAAGCCTGGATTTCGATGAGCTGCGCACCTACGTCCCCGGCGACGAAGTCAGGGACATTGACTGGAAAGCCACAGCACGGCACGGCTCGCCCCTCGTCAAGCGCTACGTGGCCATTCGACGCCACTCAGTGCTGTTGCTGGTGGACACCGGCAGGAACATGGCAGCAGAAGCTCTTTCCGGGGAAAACAAAAAGGACATCGCTGTTCATGCGGCGGGAGTCATTGGGTACCTCGCCTGCCGTCACGGCGACGACGTAGGCCTCGTGCACGGAAATGAGGGCGGCTCCCGGTACAGGCCTCCCAAAAGCGGCGAGGAACACCTGGAGAGGCTGCTGCGGGAGATCGACTCAAGCATCAGTCCGGACGCCCGTCCCAGTGACATAGCAGAGCAGTTGGACTACGTCCTGCGGTTCATCAAAGGACGGATGCTGGTGGTGGTTGTTGCCGACGAGGTTCTGCCTGATGCCCGAACCGCGGACCTGATGCGCAGGCTACGGGCACGGCATGAACTTCTTTGGCTCACGGTCCGCGACGCCGACCTCGCACCAGGGCCGGACGCACCGGGTCAAGAGGACAGTATGGACATCGGTACCGGCTCCGGCATACCGCTCCCGCTTGCCGCAGACCGGGCAGTACGGGCCGCTTACAAGCGGGCGATGACCCAGCGTGCGGACCAGCGCAGGGACCTTTTCCGCCGATTGGGTATCGCCGAACAACAAACCACCGGCAGCGATGACGTCGTCACGACGGTCTTCTCCCTCCTGGAAAAGCACCGCCAGGGAGCACTCGCTTCCCGGGGCGGGCCGAAAAGGGGTCAGGGTGCCGACTGA
- a CDS encoding AAA family ATPase produces the protein MHQTTATAGIDAPDMARAQQLVGSIVRSFENKVVGQTRLRETLVIGLLTGGHVLLESVPGLAKTTAAQAIAESVSADFRRIQCTPDLLPSDIAGTQIFDAAKGTFVTQLGPVHANIVLLDEINRSSAKTQSAMLEAMQERQTSIGGESYPLPQPFLVLATQNPIEQEGTYRLPEAQMDRFMLKDVLDYPSPAEEAEVIRRIDAGVFSAGQKPPAAASLDAVVQVQELVRRVYIDPAIVRYIVGLAYVTRNASQYLEPHLANLVEFGASPRASIAFSQAARALALLNGRDHVIPEDVKNLAHRVLRHRIILGFDAVVEGVAVETVIDAVLASVQTP, from the coding sequence GTGCACCAGACCACAGCCACGGCCGGAATCGATGCACCGGACATGGCACGCGCCCAGCAACTAGTGGGCAGCATAGTCCGGAGCTTCGAAAACAAGGTAGTGGGCCAAACCCGGCTGCGTGAGACCCTGGTGATCGGCTTGCTCACCGGAGGGCATGTGCTGTTGGAGAGCGTTCCCGGACTGGCCAAGACCACGGCAGCCCAGGCCATCGCGGAATCGGTCAGTGCCGACTTCCGCCGGATCCAGTGCACGCCGGACCTGCTTCCCAGCGACATCGCGGGAACCCAGATTTTCGACGCCGCCAAGGGCACCTTCGTCACGCAGCTGGGGCCGGTCCACGCCAACATCGTCCTGCTGGATGAGATCAACCGATCCAGCGCGAAAACCCAAAGTGCCATGCTCGAGGCCATGCAGGAACGGCAGACCTCGATCGGCGGGGAATCCTATCCGCTGCCGCAGCCATTCCTGGTGCTCGCTACGCAAAACCCGATTGAGCAGGAGGGCACCTACCGCCTTCCCGAAGCGCAGATGGACAGGTTCATGCTCAAGGATGTCCTGGACTATCCCAGCCCTGCCGAAGAAGCCGAGGTCATCCGCCGGATCGACGCCGGCGTGTTCAGTGCCGGGCAGAAACCGCCGGCGGCCGCGTCCCTCGATGCGGTGGTTCAGGTCCAGGAACTCGTGCGTCGGGTCTACATCGACCCGGCCATCGTCCGGTACATCGTTGGTCTGGCCTATGTCACCCGCAACGCGTCACAGTACCTGGAACCCCACCTTGCCAATCTCGTGGAGTTCGGGGCCAGCCCGCGGGCCAGTATCGCCTTCAGCCAGGCGGCCCGGGCCTTGGCCCTGCTCAATGGACGCGACCACGTCATCCCCGAGGACGTGAAGAACCTCGCCCACCGCGTCCTGCGCCACCGCATCATCCTCGGCTTCGATGCCGTCGTGGAGGGCGTTGCCGTGGAGACCGTCATCGATGCCGTCCTGGCGTCCGTCCAGACGCCGTAA
- a CDS encoding carbohydrate ABC transporter permease, translating into MKGSRTRLGADVALLVIGLCFAAPLLWLVLAAVDPQAGYQTKVPSAPSMINFSAVLTPELLGRPLLNSFVLSAGTALVNLLAAVLAAYPLSRYQSRFNKPFMYTVLFGTSLPVTAIMVPVYGLFVQLQLLDSMAATIFFMATTTLPMAIWMAKNFMDSVPLEFEEAAWMDGASNLTTLRTIVLPLMGQGLGVVFIFVFIQAWGNFFVPFILLLSTGKQPAAVSIFSFFGQHGAIAYGQLAAFSILYSVPVLVLYAVVSRGMGNSFAMSGAMKG; encoded by the coding sequence ATGAAGGGCTCCAGGACCAGGCTTGGTGCCGACGTCGCTTTGCTGGTGATTGGCCTGTGCTTCGCGGCGCCGCTGCTGTGGCTGGTGCTGGCCGCCGTCGACCCTCAAGCGGGGTACCAGACCAAGGTGCCATCGGCGCCGTCGATGATTAACTTCAGCGCCGTCCTGACACCTGAGCTCTTGGGCCGTCCGCTGCTCAACAGCTTCGTCTTATCGGCCGGTACTGCCCTGGTGAACTTACTTGCAGCCGTCCTGGCCGCCTACCCGCTGTCCAGATACCAGTCCCGGTTCAACAAGCCCTTCATGTACACGGTGCTGTTCGGCACTTCACTGCCAGTGACCGCCATCATGGTCCCGGTCTACGGCTTGTTCGTTCAATTGCAGCTCCTGGACTCCATGGCTGCGACCATCTTCTTCATGGCCACCACCACGTTGCCCATGGCGATCTGGATGGCCAAGAACTTCATGGACTCGGTTCCCCTGGAATTTGAAGAGGCGGCGTGGATGGACGGGGCATCGAACCTAACGACGTTACGGACCATCGTTCTGCCACTCATGGGACAGGGGCTTGGAGTGGTGTTCATCTTTGTGTTCATCCAGGCGTGGGGGAACTTCTTCGTCCCCTTCATCCTGCTGCTGTCCACGGGAAAGCAACCGGCGGCCGTGTCCATCTTCAGCTTCTTCGGCCAGCATGGCGCCATCGCCTACGGCCAGCTGGCTGCGTTCTCCATCCTCTATTCCGTCCCGGTGCTGGTTCTTTACGCGGTGGTATCACGGGGCATGGGAAACTCGTTTGCGATGTCCGGGGCCATGAAGGGCTGA
- a CDS encoding carbohydrate ABC transporter permease, whose translation MKIRRLSRLLPVAPAILLLLVFLLAPVAWSFYASFTDAALTGKAAREPQWVGAENYVRMFTDDAFPMAMWLTVVFVAASAVLGQNLLGLLIALLMTRSGKTVSDWVGTAVVTAWVLPEIVAAFAAYAYFNRDGTLNQILAALGTRGLDWLYSFPLVAIILANTWRGTAFSMLVYRAALGNVPRDVSEAALMDGARGWQRLTFITLPLIRNSIATNLMLITLQTLAVFTLIWVMTAGGPANASTTLPVLAYQEAFKFGDIGYGTAVASVLILLGMVFGAVYVWLLRERRA comes from the coding sequence ATGAAGATTCGCCGCCTCTCGCGGCTCCTGCCAGTAGCCCCGGCCATTCTGCTCCTCCTGGTTTTCCTGCTCGCTCCCGTGGCCTGGTCGTTCTACGCCTCCTTCACGGACGCTGCCCTGACCGGAAAAGCGGCAAGGGAGCCGCAATGGGTGGGCGCGGAGAACTACGTCCGGATGTTTACCGACGACGCCTTTCCCATGGCTATGTGGCTCACCGTCGTTTTCGTTGCTGCTTCGGCCGTGCTGGGCCAGAATCTCCTCGGCCTGCTGATCGCCCTGCTCATGACACGCTCAGGCAAAACCGTGTCGGACTGGGTGGGCACAGCCGTGGTGACTGCCTGGGTTCTCCCTGAAATCGTGGCTGCGTTCGCGGCATACGCGTACTTCAACCGCGACGGCACTTTGAACCAGATACTGGCTGCACTGGGAACCCGCGGCTTGGATTGGCTGTATTCGTTCCCGCTGGTGGCCATCATCCTGGCCAACACCTGGCGCGGTACGGCCTTCTCCATGCTCGTGTACCGTGCAGCGCTGGGGAATGTTCCCCGGGATGTCTCCGAGGCCGCGCTCATGGATGGTGCCCGGGGATGGCAGCGGCTCACGTTCATCACCCTGCCGCTGATCAGGAACAGCATCGCCACCAATCTGATGTTGATCACCCTGCAGACACTGGCCGTGTTTACCCTCATCTGGGTAATGACAGCGGGGGGACCCGCCAACGCCAGCACAACCTTGCCTGTTCTCGCCTACCAGGAAGCATTCAAGTTCGGGGACATCGGTTACGGCACAGCGGTAGCATCGGTCCTCATCCTGCTGGGAATGGTCTTTGGTGCGGTGTACGTATGGCTGCTGCGGGAGCGGCGCGCATGA
- a CDS encoding extracellular solute-binding protein translates to MRPVKTMRSMKMVAAIAVAAILAGVTSCSSTPDAAGKTTLKIVYQKTDAFTALDAVMQEAKKEFEAANSGVTVDLQPIQANDDDYGTKLALAQRSPDTAPDVFYEDTFKVRSDVDAGYLLKLDSYLGKWEDWAKFSEAAKAAGRADDGGIYAVPLGTDTRAIWYNKAVLQKAGIAVPWQPESWDDILAMARKVKAADSTVIPFTMYAGKGTGEGTVMQSFYELLYGTGSTLYDEDQRKWVVGSQGFTDSLAFLKTLYDEKLAVSPAEALDANVWKKVFGEWFPQGKLAATVEGSYAPSFWKKGGAYEWAGYEQDMAVAAFPTQKGQEPGSVSMSGGWTLAVGAGTKSPELSFQFLATALNKKNALAYDINNSQIAVRTDVAAEAGYLAANPFVKDVSALVDVTRYRPATADYPRISTAVQVATESVITGRQSPQEAAAEYDATVRKLVGEDKVLQR, encoded by the coding sequence ATGCGCCCAGTGAAGACCATGCGATCCATGAAGATGGTGGCCGCAATTGCCGTAGCTGCCATTCTTGCCGGGGTGACGTCGTGTTCGTCCACGCCGGACGCAGCCGGGAAAACGACCCTGAAGATCGTGTACCAAAAAACCGATGCCTTCACAGCGCTCGATGCCGTGATGCAGGAAGCCAAGAAGGAATTCGAGGCGGCCAATTCCGGCGTGACGGTTGACCTCCAGCCCATCCAGGCCAACGATGACGACTACGGGACGAAACTCGCCCTGGCGCAGCGGTCCCCGGACACAGCACCGGATGTCTTCTACGAAGACACCTTCAAAGTACGCTCCGACGTCGACGCCGGCTACTTGCTCAAGTTGGACAGTTACCTTGGGAAATGGGAAGACTGGGCGAAATTCAGCGAAGCCGCGAAGGCGGCCGGCCGTGCAGACGACGGAGGAATCTACGCGGTGCCGCTGGGCACGGATACGCGTGCGATCTGGTACAACAAAGCCGTGCTGCAGAAGGCCGGGATTGCTGTTCCGTGGCAACCGGAAAGCTGGGACGACATTCTGGCGATGGCCCGGAAGGTCAAAGCCGCCGATTCCACAGTGATTCCCTTCACCATGTACGCCGGCAAGGGTACGGGCGAAGGCACAGTGATGCAGAGCTTCTATGAGCTCCTCTACGGGACCGGCAGCACCCTCTACGACGAGGACCAAAGGAAGTGGGTGGTCGGTTCCCAGGGTTTCACTGACTCCCTGGCGTTCCTGAAGACCCTCTATGACGAGAAACTCGCCGTCAGTCCTGCGGAAGCGCTGGATGCCAATGTCTGGAAGAAAGTCTTCGGAGAGTGGTTCCCGCAGGGCAAACTGGCGGCCACCGTGGAAGGTTCCTACGCGCCGTCGTTCTGGAAAAAAGGCGGCGCATACGAGTGGGCCGGCTATGAACAGGACATGGCTGTGGCCGCCTTCCCCACCCAGAAGGGCCAGGAACCAGGCAGCGTCAGCATGTCGGGCGGTTGGACCTTGGCTGTGGGTGCTGGGACCAAGAGCCCCGAGCTTTCCTTCCAGTTCCTTGCCACCGCGCTGAACAAGAAAAACGCCTTGGCGTACGACATCAATAACTCGCAGATCGCCGTTCGAACGGACGTGGCCGCTGAGGCGGGTTATCTTGCAGCGAATCCTTTCGTCAAGGACGTGTCCGCCTTGGTGGACGTGACGCGCTACAGGCCGGCCACTGCTGACTATCCGCGGATTTCCACCGCTGTCCAGGTCGCCACGGAGTCGGTCATCACAGGCAGGCAGAGTCCCCAGGAGGCCGCCGCGGAGTACGATGCCACTGTCCGCAAACTGGTAGGTGAGGACAAGGTCCTGCAGCGATGA
- a CDS encoding ROK family transcriptional regulator: MGDFNLTVILEAIRRSSGGLSRVELAQIVGLSPQTISNISRRLLDQQLIVEAGKEGSGPGKPRTILRLNPAGMYAVGVHLDPAVITFVVLDLLGDVVKHSRMATPGGDPAGVITSIAEQIQSLIEESGVDASKIAGLGVAVPGPIDLDEGSVVEPPLLTRWNRVRIREALADATGLETLVDKDVTSAAVAETWAGGASGAGSFVFMYMGTGIGCGIVLNDEVVRGTSGNAGEIGHIVVDPGGPQCDCGLQGCVKSSCIPQVLVAEAEAAGVLDGNRHGADGPEVQERYAELCDKADAGDERAIAILDKSATLVARAVSVVTNTLDVERVVFGGPFWGRMSPYFLDRVPSLLDKNNAARMIHGLEVVGTGVGEDVGAIGAACLVLEHMLAPRAQRLLLEG, encoded by the coding sequence ATGGGGGACTTCAACCTGACCGTCATTCTGGAGGCGATCCGGCGGTCTTCGGGCGGACTCAGCCGTGTGGAACTGGCGCAGATCGTGGGGCTGTCGCCGCAAACGATTTCGAATATCTCCCGACGACTCCTTGACCAGCAGCTCATCGTCGAGGCAGGCAAAGAAGGGTCCGGTCCGGGAAAGCCGCGCACTATCCTGCGCCTCAACCCTGCGGGAATGTACGCCGTGGGAGTGCACCTGGACCCTGCAGTCATCACTTTCGTCGTTCTGGACCTGCTGGGCGATGTCGTCAAGCACTCCCGGATGGCTACTCCCGGTGGCGACCCCGCGGGGGTGATCACCAGCATCGCCGAACAGATCCAGTCACTCATCGAGGAGTCGGGTGTCGACGCGTCAAAGATTGCCGGGCTGGGTGTTGCAGTTCCGGGTCCGATCGACCTCGACGAAGGTTCCGTGGTGGAGCCGCCACTGCTGACGCGTTGGAACAGGGTGCGGATCCGGGAAGCGTTGGCAGATGCCACGGGCCTGGAAACGCTGGTGGATAAGGACGTCACCAGTGCGGCGGTGGCCGAGACCTGGGCCGGCGGCGCGAGCGGCGCGGGAAGCTTCGTTTTCATGTACATGGGAACCGGCATCGGTTGCGGCATCGTCCTCAACGATGAGGTAGTGCGCGGGACCTCCGGCAACGCCGGCGAAATAGGCCACATCGTCGTTGACCCGGGAGGGCCGCAATGTGATTGCGGGCTTCAGGGTTGCGTCAAGTCATCCTGTATTCCGCAGGTGTTGGTGGCCGAAGCCGAAGCGGCAGGCGTCTTGGACGGTAACCGCCACGGGGCGGACGGTCCTGAAGTGCAGGAACGTTACGCGGAGTTGTGCGACAAGGCCGACGCCGGTGATGAACGCGCCATAGCGATTTTGGATAAGTCGGCAACGCTCGTGGCGCGGGCGGTCTCCGTGGTGACCAACACCCTGGACGTGGAGCGTGTGGTCTTCGGGGGGCCGTTCTGGGGCCGCATGTCACCCTATTTCCTGGATCGCGTTCCCAGCCTCCTGGACAAAAACAACGCCGCCCGCATGATCCACGGGCTCGAAGTCGTGGGTACCGGCGTAGGCGAAGACGTTGGTGCCATCGGTGCTGCTTGCCTGGTCCTGGAGCACATGCTTGCCCCCCGCGCCCAACGGCTTCTGCTGGAGGGCTGA